The proteins below are encoded in one region of Paenarthrobacter ilicis:
- the disA gene encoding DNA integrity scanning diadenylate cyclase DisA → MARSPEESLKATLARVAPGTPLRDGLERILRGRTGALIVLGYDRTIDSICSGGFDIGIDFSPTRLRELAKMDGAIICDKDASNIVRAAVQLVPDSSIETQESGTRHRTAERVAIQTGVPVISVSQSMQIIALYVNGLRHVLEGSEKVLARANQALATLERYSARLDQVTSSLSALEIEALVTVRDVAVTLQRQEMVRRISEEIAQYVLELGEDGRLLSLQVEELTVGRGPGSEVIIRDYSDPSTTPEEIEEAVQALLNLGPTELIDLSRIAHIIGFAGGVEQLDAVVQPRGYRLLSGLKSVPKAVADRLVDYFGGLQNLMAATIDDLMTVDGIGDQRARTVREGLSRMAEASLLDRFL, encoded by the coding sequence ATGGCCCGGAGCCCGGAAGAGTCGCTCAAGGCGACCCTGGCCAGAGTCGCACCCGGAACTCCGCTGCGTGATGGCCTCGAGCGCATTCTGCGCGGACGCACCGGGGCGCTGATCGTACTGGGATACGACCGCACCATCGACTCCATTTGTTCCGGCGGCTTCGATATCGGCATTGACTTCTCCCCCACCCGCTTGAGGGAGCTTGCCAAAATGGATGGCGCCATCATCTGTGACAAGGACGCCAGCAACATTGTCCGTGCAGCCGTCCAATTGGTACCGGATTCCAGCATTGAAACCCAGGAGTCGGGTACCAGGCACCGCACTGCTGAACGCGTGGCCATCCAAACCGGCGTTCCGGTGATCTCGGTCAGCCAATCCATGCAGATCATTGCTTTGTACGTCAACGGACTCCGGCACGTCCTGGAGGGCTCGGAGAAGGTCCTTGCCCGCGCCAACCAGGCACTCGCCACGCTTGAACGCTACAGCGCCAGGCTGGACCAGGTCACCAGCTCCCTATCCGCCCTTGAGATCGAAGCCCTGGTGACCGTCAGGGACGTCGCCGTCACCCTGCAGCGGCAGGAAATGGTCCGCCGTATCTCGGAGGAAATTGCACAGTACGTCCTGGAACTGGGTGAGGACGGGCGCCTGCTGTCCCTCCAGGTGGAGGAACTGACGGTAGGCCGCGGCCCGGGGAGCGAAGTCATCATCCGGGATTATTCGGATCCCAGCACCACGCCGGAAGAGATCGAAGAAGCAGTCCAGGCTCTCCTCAACCTTGGCCCCACGGAGTTGATCGACCTCAGCCGCATTGCCCACATCATTGGTTTTGCCGGCGGCGTTGAACAACTGGATGCCGTGGTGCAGCCCCGTGGCTACAGGCTCCTGTCGGGGCTGAAGTCCGTACCGAAGGCTGTTGCTGACCGTCTGGTGGATTACTTCGGCGGACTCCAGAACCTGATGGCAGCCACCATTGACGATCTCATGACCGTGGACGGCATTGGTGACCAGCGCGCACGGACGGTCCGCGAGGGGTTGAGCCGGATGGCGGAAGCCAGCTTGTTGGACCGTTTCCTCTAA
- a CDS encoding Pr6Pr family membrane protein yields the protein MTKRNVLIGGRFFFGILALVAVGTQLAVHIGLGYDVWNFFSYFTNLSNIFAALVLLISGYRVLIRKRPSEADDVTRGTATIAMAVVGLVFGALLAGEDLGSLVPWVNFVVHYLMPVVMVVDWLVQPPRTRLQLKHLWYWLIYPVAYLTYSLIRGSIVNWYPYWFINPDRAGGPVGVLVYAAAIAIGFLVVSLGMMWLGNRMKRQVDY from the coding sequence ATGACCAAACGGAATGTGCTTATCGGGGGACGCTTTTTCTTTGGAATTCTGGCGTTGGTGGCGGTGGGAACACAGCTGGCGGTCCACATTGGACTGGGCTACGACGTCTGGAACTTCTTCAGCTACTTCACCAACCTTTCCAACATCTTTGCCGCGCTGGTCTTATTGATCAGCGGGTACAGGGTTTTGATCCGCAAACGCCCGTCGGAAGCTGACGATGTCACCCGCGGCACGGCCACCATTGCCATGGCTGTGGTGGGGCTGGTCTTTGGCGCCCTGCTGGCCGGTGAGGACCTTGGTTCCCTGGTCCCTTGGGTCAACTTTGTGGTGCATTACCTGATGCCCGTGGTGATGGTAGTGGACTGGCTGGTTCAGCCTCCCCGGACACGGCTCCAGCTCAAGCACCTTTGGTACTGGCTGATCTACCCCGTCGCGTACCTCACCTACAGCCTCATCCGTGGCTCCATCGTCAACTGGTATCCCTACTGGTTCATCAACCCAGACCGCGCGGGAGGCCCGGTTGGAGTTCTGGTGTACGCGGCCGCCATCGCGATTGGCTTCCTCGTGGTCAGCCTCGGGATGATGTGGTTGGGGAACCGGATGAAGCGGCAGGTGGATTACTAG
- the radA gene encoding DNA repair protein RadA, with protein sequence MASKTSRATKTPAYKCSECGWTTIKWVGRCGECQAWGTVEENGATVARTTAAATVLEPARRIAEVDGTTAAFLPTGVDELDRVLGGGLVPGAVILLAGEPGVGKSTLLLDVAAKFARTGQDVLYITGEESAAQVKLRAERIDAVAHTLYLSAETDLGQALGQVEKLEPKLLVVDSVQTLSSADVEGSAGGVSQVREVAASIISAAKRRNMTTLLVGHVTKEGTIAGPRLLEHLVDVVCQFEGERHSRLRLLRAVKNRYGATDDVGCFDLNETGIEGLADPSGLFVSRTREPVSGTCITVTMEGRRPLLAEVQSLLAESANSQPRRATSGLESSRVAMLLAVLQQRAGCMLHKDDSYVATVGGVKLTEPATDLAVALAVASAKSRKALPQRLIAFGEVGLAGEVRPVPGINQRIQEAHRLGFTHAIVPASPAGAGVIPEGFSVKEVGHLAEALELLIV encoded by the coding sequence ACGGCGCCACGGTTGCGCGCACGACGGCGGCCGCCACCGTTTTGGAGCCGGCCCGCCGGATCGCTGAGGTGGATGGCACCACGGCCGCATTCCTTCCCACCGGCGTGGATGAGCTGGACCGCGTCCTGGGCGGCGGGCTGGTCCCCGGTGCCGTGATCCTGCTGGCCGGGGAACCCGGCGTCGGAAAGTCCACGCTGCTGCTGGACGTCGCCGCCAAGTTCGCCCGCACCGGACAGGATGTCCTGTACATCACGGGCGAGGAATCCGCGGCGCAAGTGAAGTTGCGTGCGGAGCGGATAGACGCCGTCGCCCATACCCTCTATCTTTCCGCCGAGACGGATCTTGGCCAGGCTTTGGGCCAGGTGGAGAAGCTGGAGCCCAAGCTGCTGGTGGTGGACTCCGTGCAGACCCTCAGCAGTGCGGACGTTGAAGGCAGTGCCGGCGGCGTCTCGCAGGTCCGTGAAGTTGCCGCCTCCATCATTTCCGCGGCCAAACGCCGCAATATGACCACGTTGCTGGTTGGCCACGTCACCAAGGAGGGCACCATTGCCGGGCCGCGGCTTTTGGAACACTTGGTGGATGTTGTGTGCCAGTTCGAAGGCGAGCGCCATTCCAGGTTGCGCCTGCTGCGGGCCGTGAAGAACCGCTATGGGGCCACTGACGACGTCGGATGCTTTGATTTGAACGAGACCGGGATCGAGGGGTTGGCCGATCCCAGCGGGCTGTTCGTTTCCCGGACCCGCGAGCCCGTTTCCGGCACGTGCATCACCGTGACCATGGAAGGCCGCAGGCCGCTGCTGGCGGAGGTCCAATCATTGCTGGCGGAGAGCGCCAACTCGCAGCCTCGGCGTGCCACCAGCGGTTTGGAGAGCTCGCGCGTTGCCATGCTGCTGGCGGTCCTGCAGCAACGGGCCGGATGCATGCTGCACAAGGATGACTCCTACGTGGCTACCGTTGGCGGCGTGAAGCTGACTGAGCCCGCCACTGACCTGGCCGTGGCGTTGGCGGTTGCTTCAGCCAAGTCCCGGAAGGCACTCCCCCAGCGGCTCATTGCTTTCGGCGAGGTGGGATTGGCAGGAGAAGTGCGCCCCGTTCCGGGAATCAACCAGCGGATCCAGGAAGCCCACAGGCTGGGTTTCACCCATGCGATCGTTCCCGCGAGCCCCGCCGGGGCAGGCGTCATCCCGGAAGGATTCTCCGTGAAGGAGGTCGGCCATTTGGCCGAGGCACTGGAGTTGTTGATCGTCTAG